A genomic segment from Zerene cesonia ecotype Mississippi chromosome 5, Zerene_cesonia_1.1, whole genome shotgun sequence encodes:
- the LOC119839945 gene encoding U3 small nucleolar RNA-associated protein 14 homolog A, translating to MEENDEYDVISTEHDNLISAITKLDKTQHISEPTRNEPTNQNSEFNLIKKTNKLDLSQVVNVLKDTAQHAKITKRLKNTQDKSNVLAKPLEKPEAERIKRSTGYDITKEKITKWDPVVARNRTVDFVSFPLKSAKTKREYPTKVILSNLKLKSTLEKELDEIHPPLEADEDMEEPSFPMTYEEMLEHRQQLAKLRAQQSYKAAKAKRQSKIKSKKYHRILKKERLKQQLKEFEDLQIKNPEEALKKLEELEKARALERHTLRHKNTGKWAKSKLVRAKYDKEVRQQLAEQLAVSRGLTQKTQDTASTDDEADENEIVPDLTLAQDPMNPWMMKRPDKSNVNEEFNFGYKKYLKDKMCKQKDESDSDEEENNEASDLSDLKNNILKLGNAVEELDEFTIEDEGNETVSKSKTTFLENEHKQISKNVDDREGTIKTKLKTNAKNKIGKQTKKVVSTSSWVVEEIDINNKTQTDNKDVSEVFKKLENKIAIQVDKKLQKLRQEIKKLENTPKSNNIGKMENHEDNLESLKFKKRNQKPFIDEELIETTNNHPEDTPLQNKISNKLIQSSETLIDTKADLDIDPNRFIEVKPKYLNTAVPQGENDLDELDDDEQIVPKVDIEEVFEEDDVVASFRQEKQDEINNDRPKEINLRLPGWGNWGGKGVKAPKRRKNRFISKPIPKIPRRDENKGDVIINEMQLPQLKAHKVSELPFPFTSVKDYEASIRAPIGNTFIPETAHQKLIKPSVITKAGTIIEPMDEEQLMVKRNLKFSNQNVIKLLAKK from the exons ATGGAGGAGAACGATGAATATGATGTTATATCTACGGAACacgataatttaataagtgcGATTACAAAGTTGGATAAAACGCAACATATTTCGGAACCAACTCGGAATGAGCCTACAAATCAGAATTcggaatttaatttgataaagaaaactaataaattagaTCTTAGCCAAGTAGTGAATGTGCTTAAAGATACAGCTCAGCACGCAAAAATAACGAAACGATTAAAGAATACACAAGATAAATCTAATGTGCTTGCAAAGCCATTAGAAAAACCTGAAGCAGAACGTATCAAAAGATCTACGGGCTATGATATTACGAAGGAGAAAATAACGAAATGGGATCCAGTAGTGGCAAGGAATCGTACCGTGGACTTCGTGTCGTTTCCACTAAAATCTGCGAAAACAAAAAGAGAATATCCCACAAAAGTTATATTGTCAAATCTAAAGTTAAAATCGACTCTTGAAAAAGAATTGGACGAAATACATCCTCCTCTAGAAGCAGATGAAGATATGGAGGAACCAAGTTTTCCAATGACTTATGAAGAAATGCTTGAGCATAGACAACAACTGGCTAAACTGAGGGCACAGCAATCATATAAAGCTGCTAAAGCTAAAAGGCAgagcaaaataaaaagtaaaaaatatcaccG TATACTGAAAAAAGAAAGACTGAAACAACAGCTAAAGGAATTTGAagacttacaaataaaaaacccaGAGGAAGCTCTAAAGAAATTAGAAGAATTAGAGAAGGCAAGAGCATTAGAACGACACACATTAAGGCACAAAAATACTGGAAAATGGGCAAAGAGTAAGCTTGTTAGAGCAAAGTATGATAAAGAG GTGAGGCAACAACTAGCAGAACAATTAGCTGTCAGTAGGGGTTTAACCCAAAAAACCCAAGATACAGCTAGTACTGATGATGAAGCTGATGAGAATGAAATAGTACCAGATTTAACACTAGCCCAAGATCCTATGAATCCATGGATGATGAAAAGGCCTGATAAGAGCAATGTTAatgaagaatttaattttggcTACAAAAAGTACTTGAAAGACAAAATGTGCAAACAGAAAGACGAAAGTGACAGTGATgaagaagaaaataatgaagCCAGTGATCTATCTgacctaaaaaataatatactgaaATTGGGTAATGCGGTTGAAGAACTTGATGAATTTACAATAGAGGATGAAGGTAATGAAACTGTAAGCAAGAGTAAAACAACTTTTTTGGAGAATgaacataaacaaatatctaaaaatgtaGATGATAGAGAAGGaactattaaaacaaagttaaaaaCCAATgccaaaaacaaaattggcAAACAAACTAAGAAAGTAGTATCAACTTCAAGTTGGGTTGTTGAAGAAATTGACATCAATAATAAGACTCAGACAGACAACAAAGATGTTTctgaagtatttaaaaaattagaaaacaaAATTGCAATTCAAGTTGACAAGAAGTTACAGAAACTAAggcaagaaataaaaaaactggaAAATACAcctaaatcaaataatattggcAAAATGGAAAATCATGAGGACAATTTAGAGTCCTTGAAATTCAAGAAAAGGAACCAAAAACCCTTTATTGATGAAGAACTAATAGAAACTACAAATAATCATCCTGAGGATACAccacttcaaaataaaatatctaataaactaATTCAATCCTCAGAAACTCTAATAGATACAAAAGCTGATTTAGACATTGATCCAAATAGGTTTATAGAAGTAAaaccaaaatatttaaatactgcTGTTCCACAAGGAGAAAATGATTTAGATGAACtagatgatgatgaacaaATTGTACCTAAAGTTGATATTGAAGAAGTCTTTGAAGAGGATGATGTTGTTGCCAGTTTTAGACAAGAAAAACAGgatgaaataaacaatgacaggcctaaagaaataaatttaagacttCCAGGTTGGGGTAATTGGGGAGGAAAAGGTGTGAAGGCACCTAAACGTAGAAAGAACAGGTTTATATCAAAGCCAATACCTAAAATACCAAGACGTGATGAAAATAAAGGTGATGTTATAATCAATGAGATGCAGTTGCCTCAGCTGAAAGCTCACAAGGTATCTGAATTGCCTTTCCCATTTACAAGTGTGAAAGATTATGAGGCATCTATCAGAGCACCAATAGGTAACACATTTATACCTGAAACAGCtcatcaaaaattaattaaaccgaGTGTTATTACTAAAGCTGGTACTATTATTGAACCAATGGATGAAGAACAGCTAATGGTCAAACGAAACTTAAAATTCAGTAACCAAAATGTCATTAAACttttagcaaaaaaataa
- the LOC119839946 gene encoding U6 snRNA-associated Sm-like protein LSm3: MADDGENVAVMTVKEPLDLIRLSLDERIYVKMRNERELRGRLHAYDQHLNMVLGDAEETITTVEIDEETYEEVYRTTKRNIPMLFVRGDGVILVSPPVRVGV, translated from the exons ATGGCTGACGATGGTGAAAAT GTTGCTGTTATGACTGTTAAAGAACCTCTAGACTTAATCAGACTAAGCTTAGATGAAAGAATTTACGTAAAAATGCGAAATGAACGTGAATTAAGAGGAAGACTACAT GCCTATGATCAACATTTGAATATGGTTCTTGGTGATGCAGAAGAAACTATTACAACAGTTGAAATCGATGAAGAGACATACGAAGAAGTATATAGAACAACAAAACGTAATATTCCCATGCTTTTTGTAAGAGGAGATGGTGTTATTCTTGTATCTCCGCCTGTGCGAGTTGGTGTTTAG
- the LOC119840052 gene encoding probable ATP-dependent RNA helicase DDX46: MVRSGRDRDRDRDRRRSHSRSLTPDRKRRRSRSRSRDRTSKSSKRKRSRSRERESKRDRSRDRDRERDRDRKRDKRDEKSNGSSSKSRKKSQDRDKDTESGKSKEKSVKTEADYDIGSADKEEEQNRLEAEMQKRRDRIERWRAERKRKELETAKKEVQKGSLVTNIQTPSVKKWSLEDDSGDEGDEDKEAKEKQIAEEKKEEDEIDPLDAYMQEVQQEVRKVNQIDQARGVINLPSSDSSVVILTGTAKKQVSEQKNKGELIEQNQDGLEYSSEEETEDIKDAAANLASKQRKELAKVDHSSLQYMPFRKAFYTEINELARMTPEEVEAYRTELEGIRVKGKGCPKPIRTWAHCGISKKELDILKKLGFEKPTPIQAQAIPAIMSGRDLIGIAKTGSGKTLAFILPMFRHVLDQPPLEDTDGPISLIMTPTRELCMQIGKDIRKFAKSLGLRVVCVYGGTGISEQIAELKRGAEIIVCTPGRMIDMLAANSGRVTNLRRVTYVVLDEADRMFDMGFEPQVMKIIDNIRPDRQTVMFSATFPRQMEALARRILQKPIEVQVGGRSIVCKEVEQHVAILEEDAKFFKLLELLGLYSHMGSIIVFVDKQENADSLLKDLMKASYSCMSLHGGIDQFDRDSTIVDFKSGKVKLLVATSVAARGLDVKQLVLVVNYDCPNHYEDYVHRCGRTGRAGNKGYAWTFLTPEQGRYAGDVVRALELAGAAAPPDLRALWERYKDAQEKDGKRVHSGGGFSGKGFKFDESEAQAASERKKYQKAALGLQDSDDEDVEGDLDQQIETMLAAKKIVKEIKPGAAGAAAGGGAGGGAGAGAAAGGADGKLELARRLASRINLAKGLGVEHKGATQQAAEAILKGSPSTHTLITAKTVAEQLAAKLNTRLNYQPRDEANAEPAEEVFRKYETELEINDFPQQARWRVTSKEALALISEYSEAGITVRGTYVPPGKTPPEGERKLYLAIESSQELAVAKAKSEITRLIKEELLKLQTSSHHMINKARYKVL; the protein is encoded by the exons ATGGTTCGAAGCGG tcGGGACCGAGACAGGGATCGCGATCGGCGTAGGTCCCACAGCCGTTCGCTTACTCCAGATCGAAAAAGGAGGCGATCTAGGTCACGAAGCAGGGATAGAACATCCAAAAGCTCTAAAAGAAAGCGTAGTCGTAGCAGGGAAAGAGAATCTAAAAGAGACCGAAGTAGAGATAGGGATAGAGAAAGAGACAGAGATAGAAAAAG GGACAAGAGGGATGAAAAGAGCAATGGCTCAAGTAGTAAGTCTCGGAAGAAATCACAAGACAGAGATAAAGACACTGAGAGTGGCAAATCTAAAGAAAAGTCAGTTAAAACAGAGGCCGATTATGATATTGGATCTGCTGATAAG GAAGAGGAACAAAATCGCCTTGAGGCTGAAATGCAAAAACGTCGCGACCGTATTGAACGATGGCGCGCCGAGAGGAAGCGGAAGGAACTGGAGACCGCCAAGAAGGAGGTGCAGAAGGGTAGTTTGGTTACCAATATCCAAACACCGTCTGTAAAGAAATGGTCATTGGAAGATGATTCCGGCGATGAAG GTGATGAAGATAAGGAGGCAAAAGAGAAGCAGATTGCAGAAGAGAAGAAAGAAGAAGATGAAATTGATCCACTTGATGCTTACATGCAGGAAGTGCAACAG GAAGTACGTAAAGTCAACCAAATAGATCAGGCTCGAGGCGTCATTAACCTGCCCTCATCAGACTCCAGTGTCGTGATATTAACGGGAACAGCTAAGAAGCAAGTTTCTGAGCAGAAGAATAAAG GGGAGTTAATAGAACAGAATCAAGACGGTCTAGAATATTCTTCGGAGGAGGAAACCGAAGATATAAAGGACGCGGCCGCTAACCTCGCGTCGAAACAACGCAAGGAATTGGCTAAAGTTGACCACTCCAGTCTACAGTACATGCCGTTTAGAAAAGCTTTTTATACTGaa atTAATGAATTAGCAAGAATGACTCCCGAAGAAGTAGAAGCATATAGGACAGAACTCGAAGGCATTAGGGTAAAGGGCAAAGGTTGCCCAAAACCAATTAGAACTTGGGCACATTGTGGCATCAGTAAAAAGGAGTTGGACATATTAAAGAAACTAGGATTTGAGAAGCCTACTCCGATTCAAGCGCAAGCTATACCAGCTATTATGTCAGGGAG AGATTTAATTGGCATAGCGAAAACAGGTTCCGGAAAGACATTGGCGTTCATACTACCAATGTTCCGGCACGTTTTAGATCAGCCTCCACTGGAAGATACGGATGGACCAATATCCCTCATCATGACACCCACTCGAGAACTGTGCATGCAAATTGGGAAGGATATTAGGAAGTTTGCGAAATCTTTAGGTTTGCGGGTAGTTTGTGTATATGGAGGGACGGGGATATCTGAACAG ATAGCGGAACTAAAGCGCGGTGCGGAAATAATAGTGTGCACGCCGGGTCGTATGATAGACATGCTGGCGGCCAACTCGGGCCGCGTGACCAACCTGCGCCGGGTTACCTATGTGGTACTCGACGAGGCGGACAGGATGTTCGATATGGGCTTTGAGCCTCAg GTGATGAAAATAATTGACAACATCCGTCCGGACAGGCAGACGGTGATGTTCAGCGCGACGTTCCCGCGGCAAATGGAGGCGCTTGCTCGTAGGATATTGCAGAAACCTATCGAAGTACAA GTTGGCGGACGCAGTATAGTGTGCAAAGAGGTGGAACAGCATGTTGCTATTTTGGAAGAAGACGCGAAATTCTTTAAGCTTCTAGAATTACTGGGTCTATACAGTCACATGGGCAGCATTATTGTGTTTGTGGACAAACAGGAGAATGCGGATAGCCTGTTGAAAGACCTAATGAAAGCCTCGTATTCTTGTATGAGCTTGCATGGAG GTATTGATCAATTCGACAGGGACTCGACGATCGTGGACTTCAAGTCGGGCAAGGTGAAGCTGCTGGTGGCCACCAGCGTGGCCGCCAGGGGGCTGGACGTCAAGCAGCTCGTGCTCGTCGTCAACTACGACTGCCCCAACCACTACGAGGACTATGTGCATCG GTGCGGGCGCACGGGGCGCGCGGGCAACAAGGGGTACGCGTGGACGTTCCTGACGCCGGAGCAGGGCCGCTACGCGGGCGACGTGGTGCGCGCGCTCGAGCTGGCcggcgccgccgcgccgcccgacCTGCGCGCGCTGTGGGAGCGCTACAAGGACGCGCAGGAGAAGGACGGCAAGCGCGTGCACTCCGGCGGCGGCTTCAGCGGGAAGG GTTTCAAGTTCGACGAGTCGGAGGCGCAAGCGGCGTCGGAGCGCAAGAAGTACCAGAAGGCGGCGCTCGGGCTGCAGGACTCGGACGACGAGGACGTGGAGGGCGACCTCGACCAGCAGATCGAGACTATGCTCGCTgctaagaaaattgttaaggAAATTAAG ccgggcgcggcgggcgcggcggcgggcgggGGCGCCGgcgggggcgcgggcgcgggcgcggcggcgggcggcgcggacGGCAAGCTGGAGCTGGCGCGCCGCCTCGCCTCGCGCATCAACCTCGCCAAGGGGCTCGGCGTCGAGCACAAGGGCGCCACGCAGCAGGCCGCCGAGGCGATCCTCAAGGGCTCGCCCTCCACGCACACGCTCATTACG GCCAAAACCGTGGCGGAGCAGCTCGCGGCCAAGCTGAACACGCGGCTCAACTACCAGCCGCGCGACGAGGCGAACGCGGAGCCGGCTGAGGAGGTGTTCCGGAAGTATGAGACCGAGCTGGAGATCAACGACTTCCCGCAGCAGGCGCGCTGGCGGGTTACGAGCAAG gaGGCGCTAGCACTTATAAGCGAGTATTCAGAGGCGGGAATAACAGTGCGAGGGACCTACGTGCCTCCGGGTAAGACACCACCAGAAGGCGAAAGAAAACTCTACCTCGCCATAGAAAGTTCCCAAGAACTTGCCGTAGCTAAAGCCAAGTCGGAAATAACGCGCCTCATTAAGGAAGAGCTGTTGAAACTACAGACATCTTCGCACCATATGATTAATAAAGCCAGATATAAGGTTttgtaa